From the Capsicum annuum cultivar UCD-10X-F1 unplaced genomic scaffold, UCD10Xv1.1 ctg2683, whole genome shotgun sequence genome, the window AGGTAACCTGAAATTTAATCAAGATTTAAGTAAATACAACCAATACAGAAAGATGCCATATAATAGTAGCATGAGATTTACCATGAGAGCAGCAAGTTTATCCTTATTTGCCTCAGCAGCCTTCCTCAACTCTTCAATATTAATGTTTCCTTTTGCATCTGTCCCAACAGCAACAATTTTCATCCCACACATTGCAGCACTTGCAGGATTTGTTCCATGTGCTGATACAGGAATGATGCATACATTGCGGTGATGGTCACCCCTCGACTGCAGCAAAACTCAAATTCAATTACACTAGCCAAAAGCTTTACACAGTTAAGGATGAACAAAGGATAAGAATCTgataattaaaaggaaaaactATAATCCAATGGCCATTAGCATCCAATTATGGTAAATCAAGCATTCTTGGAAGATTAAAACTCTATAGCCTTCTACAACTCCATGAAGGATAACAGAAGTCCAGTAGTAACTAGATTGAAGTAAAGATCATCACCGAGAATGGGGTTTCATCAGGTGATTTTCCCTAATTCTCCCTCCATTCCCTTTTACTACTCCTCTATTGACTTGACAATCCCCTTAAGGAATCATTTATTAAAGGGTTTGTTTTACTAAATTACCCATATTAACTATGCTCTGGAAATCTAAATTTAACAACTAAACTTTATGTAGTTACTTAATGATGAGGGTAATATTGGAGGAAGATAATATCTCTCTCTTGATTTGCTAAAATGGACAAGTAAAAGGAAAAAGTTATCTTTGGTACAAGGGATTGGTATTTGATAGCTGAAAATAGTGAAAGCATGTGCAATATTTTCCCACCTATTTGGCTCTTTAAACATTTCACAAATACAATCTTAATTAAGTTCAGAGACCATAAATCAGATTCGCAAGCAAATTACTCATTGAGATTATGACGAGTACCGTATGATATGCACGAATAACCATCAATCCAGCATATTCTCCAGCAGCACCAGCATTAGGCTGCAACGAGAAGGAATCAAAACCTGTAATTGTACACAATAGGTCACCTAAATCGTCGAACATTTCCTGCAAGAAGGCATGTAACATTCTTGATTAGTTCTTTTGTTTCTGCAGCTTGCAAGCAGGTATTCCTCTAAGCAGTAACAACCTGATAGCCAGCTGCCAGTTCAGTGGGTGCAAAAGGGTGAATATTTGCGAAGTTAGGCCATGTCACTGGCATCATCTCTGTTGTGGCATTCAATTTCATTGTGCAGGAGCCCAAAGGAATCATGCTATGGCACAAGGAGAGGTCCTTCGATTGCAGCTTATGAAGGTATCTCAGTAACTCATGCTCCGTATGGTACCTGAATCATCAGAGTAACAATTAAACTAGCACTAACCTTACAGGATATAGATGGTTAAAACCATTGAAGGATCCCTTACGAGTTGAATATTTGGTGAGTCAAATATGGAGTCTCCCTTGTAAGTCCAGAAGGAATCAGATTTTCGACCTCTTGTGCAATTGATTGAGCAGTGAACGTGACCTATTAACAGCATCAAAGATAGGAACACACTATGCATACATTGAGTTGCTACCAGCAGCATGGATAGGGGAGTAATCATACTTACTGGCTTTCCCAAGGCAAAAACTTTAAGCAGATTGTCCACATCTTCCAAGGTAGTAGTTTCATCAAAAGATACAGTTATCTGAAAAAAAAGTGGGGGTTCACTTAATCATAACATCAATTCAATTATTGATAAGattaaaatcaaaaaaagaaaagctaGCTAGACTTACAGTATTGTTGTCCACAATCCGCAAGTTAATGTCATGCTTGTAAGCAACATCAGCAATTGCTTTTGCATCGGAACACTTAACCTTTACAGTGTCAAAGAATGGAAGATCCTGAACTTCTACGGTTCCAAGCTTTTTGAGACCAGCAGAAAATGTTCCAGCAAGACCATGAACACGTTGGGCAATGGTTTTTAGCCCCTCAGGTCCATGATAGACAGCATACATGGCAGCCATGTTGGCAAGCAAAGCCTGCATAATAAAAGGACAAAATCATAAACCaataaaaggaaataaattgCACAGCATCATGCATCAGCGCCTTCTGATGCACATATGAAAGTTAGATAAAGACTTGcaagaaaatgagattttgatttgtttttactCTCACTGCTCATGTCCAGACAAAACATTGTATACAAGCAGAAAGAAACATTTTTCAAACCAGTTAAAATATTTACTACTACAGTTTAAGAACGTTCTGTAATATAGAATCTAGTCTAGGAAACATAAATATAGGTATAGCATAGATGTTATTGAAAAACAGTAGTTCACTCAGTACCTGTGCTGTGCAAATGTTACTCGTAGCCTTGTCCCTGCGGATGTGTTGTTCCCTGGTCTGCATCGCCATACGAAGAGCAGGTTTTCCTGCAGAATCAACACTGACACCAATAATTCTTCCAGGCATCATTCTCTTGTATTCTTGGGAAGTTGCCAAGAAAGCTGCATGAGGACCTCCATAACCCATAGGCACTCCAAACCTCTGAGCAGAACCAACAACAATATCTGCTCCAAGTTCACCAGGAGGTTTCAACATTGTCAAGGCCAAAAGATCAGATGCCATAACAACCTTCACTCCATGAGCATGTGCATTCTTAATGAACTCTCCATAATCCAAGATCTCACCTTCCGTCCCTGGATATTGAACTAGTACCCCACAAACATCACCAGACTTATAATCAATGTCCTTAAGATCCACTTTGACTACCTTAAGATCAAATCCATCAGCTCTAGTCTTACAAATATCAATAGTTTGAGGGTGACAATTGCTTGCAATAAGGaaagttttcttttttcctttcagaATATTGTTACACATGGCCATAGCCTCAGCTGCTGCGGTCCCTTCATCTAGTAAAGATGCATTGGACATTGGCAAACCAGTAAGATCTGTAATCATGGTCTGATAATTCATCAAGGACTCAAGACGTCCCTGTGAAATCTCAGCTTGATAAGGAGTGTACTGAGTGTACCAAGCAGGATTCTCCAGAAGATTCCTCAATATAACAGGTGGTACATACGTGTTATAATATCCCATCCCAATATATGACTTAAAAACCTTATTCTTTGAGGCTAATTTTTGCATATGGTCAATCATTTGTGACTCGGTTAATCCACCATCAAACTTATTAAACTTCATGGATTCAATACGAATAGATTGAGGCACAGTGGCATCAATCAGTGCATCAAGGCTTTGGAACCCACAAAACTCAGTCATTTTGCTTTGTTCTTCAGGGGTGGCTGAGTTATGTCGGCGTGGGAAAGTGTCACTTGGCTTCAAtgcatcaacagatattgatCTAACTTGTTGGTGAGAATTGAAAGATTTTGCATGATTCCTACCCTGGAACGTGTAAGGAGACAATGAAGATACATACCTTGAAGCCCTGTAAAGAGATGCTGGGGATGATGGAATTGCATTGACACGGCTCTGTTTTGATTCTGAAACCAAACGTTTCAGAATTGCCCTGTTTGCCAATTTTCTAGCACCTTCCATTTGTCTtgccaaaaatattttcaagatttgtaaagagggaaaaaaaaaaaaacacccccaGAAAGAAAGGGATGCAAGATGAGAAAAAGTTGACAAAGTTTAACTTTAAGCTTTGCttttcactatatatatatatatatatatatatatatattatttttcatcgtttcataataaatgaattattaaattttgatacataaattaagaaaaaaatattaaaacataaatttaacataactttttatttttacctcttaaaaaaaaagttgtttttataataacttttcaaaaattaattagctGTTAAACTGTAAGggtaaatttataaaaaaaattaataatttatttattttaaaacactAATAAATATCTCAATAATTAACTTATTCCGGAACGTTTTGGAGGTAGTATATATTTGCCCCCTATCTGTATGATTATTTATGGAACAAAAAAAGTGGGTGGTGGAAACGGGTTGTTGAGGATACCTGTCTTTACACAAGGTAATCTTTTTATATTTGTGCAAAATTATGAATCTGCCCCAATTGTCTATAATAGAT encodes:
- the LOC124890914 gene encoding glycine dehydrogenase (decarboxylating), mitochondrial — encoded protein: MEGARKLANRAILKRLVSESKQSRVNAIPSSPASLYRASRYVSSLSPYTFQGRNHAKSFNSHQQVRSISVDALKPSDTFPRRHNSATPEEQSKMTEFCGFQSLDALIDATVPQSIRIESMKFNKFDGGLTESQMIDHMQKLASKNKVFKSYIGMGYYNTYVPPVILRNLLENPAWYTQYTPYQAEISQGRLESLMNYQTMITDLTGLPMSNASLLDEGTAAAEAMAMCNNILKGKKKTFLIASNCHPQTIDICKTRADGFDLKVVKVDLKDIDYKSGDVCGVLVQYPGTEGEILDYGEFIKNAHAHGVKVVMASDLLALTMLKPPGELGADIVVGSAQRFGVPMGYGGPHAAFLATSQEYKRMMPGRIIGVSVDSAGKPALRMAMQTREQHIRRDKATSNICTAQALLANMAAMYAVYHGPEGLKTIAQRVHGLAGTFSAGLKKLGTVEVQDLPFFDTVKVKCSDAKAIADVAYKHDINLRIVDNNTITVSFDETTTLEDVDNLLKVFALGKPVTFTAQSIAQEVENLIPSGLTRETPYLTHQIFNSYHTEHELLRYLHKLQSKDLSLCHSMIPLGSCTMKLNATTEMMPVTWPNFANIHPFAPTELAAGYQEMFDDLGDLLCTITGFDSFSLQPNAGAAGEYAGLMVIRAYHTSRGDHHRNVCIIPVSAHGTNPASAAMCGMKIVAVGTDAKGNINIEELRKAAEANKDKLAALMVTYPSTHGVYEEGIDEICKIIHDNGGQVYMDGANMNAQVGLTSPGFIGADVCHLNLHKTFCIPHGGGGPGMGPIGVKKHLAPYLPSHPVVPTGGLPAPDNSEPLGAISAAPWGSALILPISYTYIAMMGSKGLTDASKIAILNANYMAKRLEKHYPVLFRGVNGTCAHEFIIDLRGFKNTAGIEPEDVAKRLIDYGFHGPTMSWPVPGTLMIEPTESESKAELDRFCDALISIREEIAQIEKGNVDINNNVLKGAPHPPSMLMADAWTKPYSREYAAYPAPWLRSAKFWPTTGRVDNVHGDRNLICTLLPVSEMAEEKAANA